A window of Zingiber officinale cultivar Zhangliang chromosome 5A, Zo_v1.1, whole genome shotgun sequence contains these coding sequences:
- the LOC121983186 gene encoding nuclear pore complex protein NUP155-like isoform X2 yields MTIQIILCEALSRGGVAEACSVVKRVGSNIYTGVEGRLSLEIIYLHLEMAASQCMNILQTGLIIRARALLAACKVEPKPVLSTYDQLLSYGAILPSPNLNLRCLRSVLVVLCEWVGPVFAHTLGTTAVGASPILGGLLLLLLVATRKT; encoded by the exons ATGACAATCCAG ATTATTCTGTGTGAAGCTCTTTCTAGAGGTGGAGTTGCAGAAGCATGTTCTGTAGTAAAGAGGGTCGGTTCAAATATCTATACTGGAGTGGAGGGTCGCTTGTCTTTAGAGATTATTTATCTTCATCTTGAAATGGCTGCTTCG CAATGTATGAATATTCTACAAACAGGCCTCATCATACGTGCTAGAGCCCTTCTTGCTGCTTGTAAGGTTGAACCAAAGCCTGTATTAAGCACATATGATCAACTTTTATCATATGGAGCTATTTTACCTTCGCCAAACCTGAACCTTCGCTGTCTGAGATCTGTTCTTGTTGTACTCTGTGAGTGGGTTGGGCCTGTATTTGCACATACATTAGGGACCACAGCTGTTGGCGCTTCTCCAATCCTTGGTGGATTACTCTtgttactgttggttgctactcggaaaacctag
- the LOC121983186 gene encoding nuclear pore complex protein NUP155-like isoform X1 — translation MSPSASAGTSPAASTSRRLSKPRSMLASPTPPSPKRYAWKCTTFQIILCEALSRGGVAEACSVVKRVGSNIYTGVEGRLSLEIIYLHLEMAASQCMNILQTGLIIRARALLAACKVEPKPVLSTYDQLLSYGAILPSPNLNLRCLRSVLVVLCEWVGPVFAHTLGTTAVGASPILGGLLLLLLVATRKT, via the exons ATGTCACCGAGCGCATCGGCAGGGACATCGCCGGCCGCCTCGACCTCGAGGAGGCTATCGAAGCCTCGCTCTATGCTAGCCTCCCCTACTCCACCCTCCCCAAAGAG ATATGCTTGGAAATGCACAACTTTTCAGATTATTCTGTGTGAAGCTCTTTCTAGAGGTGGAGTTGCAGAAGCATGTTCTGTAGTAAAGAGGGTCGGTTCAAATATCTATACTGGAGTGGAGGGTCGCTTGTCTTTAGAGATTATTTATCTTCATCTTGAAATGGCTGCTTCG CAATGTATGAATATTCTACAAACAGGCCTCATCATACGTGCTAGAGCCCTTCTTGCTGCTTGTAAGGTTGAACCAAAGCCTGTATTAAGCACATATGATCAACTTTTATCATATGGAGCTATTTTACCTTCGCCAAACCTGAACCTTCGCTGTCTGAGATCTGTTCTTGTTGTACTCTGTGAGTGGGTTGGGCCTGTATTTGCACATACATTAGGGACCACAGCTGTTGGCGCTTCTCCAATCCTTGGTGGATTACTCTtgttactgttggttgctactcggaaaacctag